One segment of Burkholderia multivorans ATCC BAA-247 DNA contains the following:
- the gltK gene encoding glutamate/aspartate ABC transporter permease GltK produces the protein MHQFDWSSIPGALPTLWTGAIVTFKITLIAIVVGIVWGTLLALMRLSGVKPLAWFAKAYVTVFRSIPLVMVLLWFFLIVPQVLQGVLGLSPTIDIRLASAMVAFSLFEAAYYSEIIRAGIQAVPRGQVNAAFALGMNYAQAMRLVILPQAFRAMVPLLLTQAIVLFQDTSLVYVISLADFFRTAANVGDRDGTTVEMVLFAGACYFVICSVASALVKGLQKKVTR, from the coding sequence ATGCATCAGTTCGACTGGAGTAGTATTCCCGGCGCGCTGCCGACGCTGTGGACGGGGGCGATCGTCACGTTCAAGATCACGCTGATCGCGATCGTGGTCGGGATCGTCTGGGGCACGCTGCTCGCGCTGATGCGCCTGTCGGGCGTGAAGCCGCTCGCGTGGTTCGCGAAGGCCTACGTGACCGTGTTCCGCTCGATCCCGCTCGTGATGGTGCTGCTGTGGTTCTTCCTGATCGTGCCGCAGGTGCTGCAGGGCGTGCTCGGGCTGTCGCCGACGATCGACATCCGGCTCGCGTCGGCGATGGTCGCGTTCTCGCTGTTCGAAGCCGCGTATTATTCCGAGATCATCCGCGCCGGCATCCAGGCGGTGCCGCGCGGGCAGGTGAACGCGGCGTTCGCGCTCGGCATGAACTACGCGCAGGCGATGCGCCTCGTGATCCTGCCGCAGGCGTTTCGCGCGATGGTGCCGCTGCTGCTCACGCAGGCGATCGTGCTGTTCCAGGACACGTCGCTCGTGTACGTGATCAGTCTCGCGGACTTCTTCCGCACGGCCGCGAACGTCGGCGATCGCGACGGCACGACCGTCGAGATGGTGCTGTTCGCCGGCGCCTGCTATTTCGTGATTTGCTCGGTGGCGTCTGCCCTCGTCAAAGGTCTCCAGAAAAAGGTCACAAGATGA
- a CDS encoding autotransporter outer membrane beta-barrel domain-containing protein, with protein MNHSFRSIWSDTSGCWIAVAETTRARGKPARSGTARAGRSPLRIAALATALAALAAGNAYASSCGDGTSVASGGSCALGTFSPTVNDNLVGSATVSGGDTVAVTGAWTGAAGDSGYTELPFGSTTVVSGNPNQPLLSLGGKTQSVATPDTITSAHTSVATYDSSAFVGSTAGAHEVPVFHDVNGNQYVNARIGTVDRSGGTLDVSIGDPAAAPSAPGNLISIAPKQTDLTLADGTGTASSTIDWHSRNQIQFTTGDYLANGGPLGSVALDVPTYAGTFTAFDGSRWTVNDAASLATYNDFLVRSIQSGALGSQAAYDAAFGQAVTMSTQTFEYANNVSPGDENALPTDHLSVMHGTGANATVQIGKDGQIDFRGTNLVESSSAVLADNGAHFVNDGRLSGDFTLVRLLSGASGVNNGAISSGYASGDNFDTGGSAQPDNFGFHAYTEGNGVYASGAGTTFVNNGVMNVGAWTYGRNRPDLQNYAVAVMDGAAASNAGTINVGVNATTLDSQVIGGFAAGGSFTNEAGGTIYLGRAAQYDGGAPEAVNDVASSAHAYGVLLGASGTATNRGTIVIGSLTQNGAAMASIGSEAGTLTNAGTIAVNGAAPGTPLANVGMLAADTAATVTNTGTITLNGVNGIGIMVVGNGATATSATSTGTIDVAGAIDPASDMRNYGIWAEGANAAAKLDGTLNLTGNGAIGVHARAGATIDVGANAVPHFVSGTNQIGFYAYGAGSKINVGAQNLSVGTDDSTLFRVAGGAAYTGRSAAGTLTTNVDGARARGVVATDAGTTLSTGNAVYNVNGANGIAIAVEGGATGTIDAGATINLNANGATAGIVDGQPHDLSGAPAGTAVATRLTNDAAVTSSTAGVTGFVTQQLGTLDNRNTVLLTGAGSTGVVAGTLGTVNNTSTIRVANGTGARVEGASATLANAGTIEADDGVAGVHLTGAGASVALSGAGSVVANGSADGMLIDATVSGGGIAAGATSIAVGGAGKGIDNVGTDSTIVLTGTQIGTTGSGADGLHSTGAGAHIATDAATVVRTGGDGARGLFVSGAGSTLDATGTTVATAGAGAHAIVADGGTTALLSGAKLSTTGIAADGIVAQRGGRLADTGSSIASAAGNGATADGGSALVLTGTTLKGATSGVTTSDTLASGATSSVLIDGGSITAVGGPAFAARGGSADIAVRNGTVVTTGNGTLLDLANGSRTTFTASAVNLSGDIVSDASSTGNVFLTQRTTLTGRIDPVALTVDGTSTWNMTASSVLSSLTNAGTVAFAAPTGSPALTGSYKTLTTGSYVGNGGTIALNTFLGADASPTDRVVVDGGSATGTTGLKIANTAGTGAQTTGDGIPVVVTANGGTTSASAFHLAGPVQAGAYEYRLFRGGQRDANGWYLRSQLDPADPGDPVGPSAGGDGGGSHLAYRPGVAGYALTPLLNVDYGFSTLGKLHERVGDVYNVEKRQPGNRDGVWGRIGGQSLDANAGRFAADERTFFAQLGKDWTLEQTPNGGSTHAGLTATIGTSHASFSDRARADAADLSTSTGSVQMHAQSIGGYWTRYLSDGTYFDTVGQATHYGNRYRDSYGNEASQNGFGVALSQEVGKPFAIAGTPIAIEPQAQLMYQYLKLNGFGDNVSAVSGTTSNALRGRVGVRIFRPNMEAGAGDGAATPYFTADVLRDFLSPGRTVVGGTPFATHLGRTWYELGLGVTAGFGKSGALYANVKYARNIGGDYRRGIVGQVGYRYSW; from the coding sequence GTGAATCACTCATTTCGATCGATATGGAGCGACACATCGGGGTGCTGGATCGCCGTCGCGGAAACCACGCGCGCGCGCGGCAAGCCGGCGCGCAGCGGCACTGCGCGCGCCGGCCGCTCGCCGCTGCGCATCGCGGCGCTCGCCACCGCACTCGCCGCGCTCGCGGCCGGCAATGCCTACGCATCGAGCTGCGGCGACGGCACAAGCGTCGCGAGCGGCGGTAGCTGCGCGCTCGGCACCTTCAGCCCGACCGTCAACGACAACCTGGTCGGCTCGGCGACCGTGTCGGGCGGCGACACGGTCGCCGTGACGGGCGCGTGGACCGGCGCCGCCGGCGACTCCGGCTATACCGAGCTGCCCTTCGGCAGCACGACGGTCGTATCCGGCAACCCGAATCAGCCGCTGCTGTCGCTCGGCGGCAAGACGCAAAGCGTCGCCACACCCGATACGATCACGAGCGCGCATACGTCGGTCGCCACCTACGATTCGTCCGCGTTCGTCGGATCGACGGCCGGCGCGCACGAAGTGCCGGTATTTCACGACGTGAACGGCAACCAGTACGTGAACGCGCGCATCGGGACGGTCGACCGCTCGGGCGGCACGCTGGACGTGTCGATCGGCGATCCGGCCGCCGCGCCGTCGGCGCCCGGCAACCTGATTTCGATCGCGCCGAAGCAGACCGACCTGACGCTCGCGGACGGCACCGGTACCGCGTCGAGCACGATCGACTGGCATTCGCGCAACCAGATCCAATTCACGACCGGCGACTATCTGGCGAACGGCGGGCCGCTCGGCAGCGTCGCGCTCGACGTACCGACCTACGCGGGCACCTTCACCGCATTCGACGGCAGCAGGTGGACGGTCAACGATGCTGCGTCGCTCGCCACATACAACGATTTTCTCGTGCGCTCGATCCAGAGCGGCGCGCTCGGCTCGCAGGCCGCGTACGACGCGGCGTTCGGCCAGGCCGTCACGATGTCGACGCAGACCTTCGAATACGCGAACAACGTCTCGCCCGGCGACGAGAACGCGCTGCCGACCGATCATCTGTCGGTGATGCACGGCACCGGCGCGAACGCGACCGTGCAGATCGGCAAGGACGGCCAGATCGACTTCCGCGGCACCAACCTCGTCGAATCGAGCTCGGCCGTGCTGGCGGACAACGGCGCGCACTTCGTGAACGACGGCCGGCTGTCGGGCGACTTCACGCTCGTGCGGCTGCTGAGCGGCGCGAGCGGCGTGAACAACGGCGCGATCTCGTCCGGCTATGCGTCCGGCGACAACTTCGACACCGGCGGCAGCGCGCAGCCGGACAATTTCGGCTTTCACGCCTACACCGAAGGCAACGGCGTGTACGCGAGCGGCGCCGGTACGACGTTCGTCAACAACGGCGTGATGAACGTCGGCGCATGGACGTACGGCCGCAATCGCCCCGACCTGCAGAACTACGCGGTGGCCGTGATGGACGGCGCGGCCGCGTCGAACGCCGGCACGATCAACGTCGGCGTCAACGCGACGACGCTCGACAGCCAGGTGATCGGCGGCTTCGCGGCCGGCGGCAGCTTCACGAACGAAGCCGGCGGCACAATCTATCTCGGCCGCGCGGCGCAATATGACGGCGGGGCGCCCGAAGCCGTGAACGACGTCGCGTCGTCCGCGCATGCGTACGGCGTGCTGCTCGGCGCATCGGGCACCGCGACGAACCGCGGCACGATCGTGATCGGCTCGCTGACGCAGAACGGTGCGGCGATGGCGAGCATCGGCTCGGAGGCGGGTACGCTCACCAATGCCGGCACGATCGCCGTCAACGGCGCGGCGCCCGGCACGCCGCTCGCGAACGTCGGGATGCTCGCCGCCGATACGGCCGCGACCGTCACGAACACCGGCACGATCACGCTGAACGGCGTGAACGGCATCGGCATCATGGTCGTCGGCAACGGCGCGACCGCCACGTCGGCGACGTCGACCGGCACGATCGACGTCGCCGGCGCGATCGATCCCGCGTCCGACATGCGCAACTACGGTATCTGGGCCGAAGGGGCGAACGCGGCGGCAAAACTGGACGGCACGCTGAACCTCACCGGCAACGGCGCGATCGGCGTGCACGCGCGCGCGGGCGCGACCATCGACGTCGGCGCGAATGCCGTGCCGCACTTCGTGTCGGGCACGAACCAGATCGGCTTCTACGCGTACGGCGCCGGCTCGAAGATCAACGTCGGCGCGCAGAACCTGAGCGTCGGCACCGACGATTCGACACTGTTCCGCGTCGCAGGCGGTGCCGCGTACACGGGCCGGTCGGCGGCCGGCACGCTGACGACGAACGTCGACGGCGCACGCGCGCGCGGCGTCGTCGCGACCGATGCGGGCACCACGTTGTCGACCGGCAATGCGGTCTACAACGTGAACGGCGCGAACGGTATCGCGATCGCCGTCGAAGGCGGCGCGACCGGCACGATCGACGCAGGCGCGACGATCAACCTGAATGCGAACGGCGCGACGGCCGGCATCGTCGACGGTCAGCCGCACGACCTGTCCGGCGCGCCGGCAGGCACCGCGGTCGCGACGCGGCTGACCAACGATGCGGCCGTGACGTCGTCGACGGCCGGCGTGACGGGCTTCGTCACGCAACAGCTCGGTACGCTCGACAACCGCAACACGGTGCTGCTGACGGGCGCCGGCTCGACCGGCGTCGTCGCCGGCACGCTCGGCACGGTGAACAACACGTCGACGATCCGCGTCGCGAACGGGACCGGCGCGCGCGTCGAAGGCGCATCGGCGACGCTCGCCAACGCAGGCACGATCGAAGCCGACGACGGCGTGGCGGGCGTTCATCTGACCGGCGCCGGCGCGTCGGTGGCGCTGTCCGGCGCAGGCAGCGTCGTCGCGAACGGCAGTGCGGACGGTATGCTGATCGACGCTACCGTCAGCGGCGGCGGGATCGCCGCCGGTGCGACCTCGATCGCGGTCGGCGGCGCAGGCAAGGGGATCGACAACGTCGGCACCGATTCGACGATCGTGCTGACCGGCACGCAGATCGGCACGACGGGCAGCGGCGCGGACGGCCTGCATTCGACCGGCGCCGGCGCGCACATCGCGACCGACGCGGCGACCGTCGTGCGCACGGGCGGCGACGGCGCGCGTGGCCTGTTCGTGTCGGGCGCGGGCTCGACGCTCGACGCCACGGGAACGACCGTCGCGACGGCCGGCGCCGGCGCGCATGCGATCGTCGCCGACGGCGGCACGACGGCGCTGCTGTCGGGCGCCAAGCTGAGCACCACCGGTATCGCGGCCGACGGCATCGTCGCGCAGCGCGGCGGCCGCCTCGCCGATACGGGCTCGTCGATCGCGAGCGCGGCCGGCAACGGCGCGACGGCCGACGGCGGCAGCGCGCTCGTGTTGACGGGCACGACGCTGAAGGGCGCGACGTCCGGCGTGACGACGTCCGATACGCTCGCGAGCGGCGCCACGAGTTCGGTGCTGATCGACGGCGGCAGCATCACGGCCGTGGGCGGCCCGGCGTTCGCCGCGCGCGGCGGCAGCGCGGACATCGCGGTGCGCAACGGCACGGTCGTCACGACCGGCAACGGCACGCTGCTCGATCTCGCGAACGGCAGCCGCACGACATTCACCGCCTCGGCGGTGAACCTGAGCGGCGACATCGTCTCCGACGCGTCGAGCACCGGCAACGTATTCCTGACCCAGCGCACGACGCTCACCGGCCGGATCGATCCGGTCGCGCTGACGGTCGACGGCACGAGCACCTGGAACATGACGGCGAGCTCCGTGCTGAGCAGCCTGACGAACGCGGGCACGGTCGCGTTCGCCGCCCCGACCGGCTCGCCGGCGCTGACCGGCAGCTACAAGACCTTGACGACCGGCAGCTACGTCGGCAACGGCGGCACGATCGCGCTGAACACGTTCCTCGGCGCGGATGCATCACCGACCGACCGCGTCGTCGTCGACGGCGGCAGCGCGACCGGCACGACGGGCCTGAAGATCGCGAACACCGCGGGCACCGGTGCGCAGACGACCGGCGACGGCATTCCGGTCGTCGTCACCGCGAACGGGGGCACGACGAGCGCGTCGGCCTTCCATCTCGCCGGCCCCGTGCAAGCGGGCGCGTACGAATACCGGCTGTTCCGCGGCGGTCAACGCGACGCGAACGGCTGGTATCTGCGTTCGCAACTCGATCCGGCAGATCCCGGCGATCCGGTCGGTCCGTCGGCGGGCGGCGACGGCGGCGGCAGCCACCTCGCGTATCGCCCGGGCGTGGCCGGCTACGCGCTGACGCCGCTGCTCAACGTCGACTACGGCTTCTCGACGCTCGGCAAGCTGCACGAACGCGTCGGCGATGTCTACAACGTCGAGAAGCGGCAGCCGGGCAACCGCGACGGCGTGTGGGGGCGCATCGGCGGCCAGAGCCTCGACGCGAACGCGGGCCGCTTCGCGGCCGACGAGCGCACCTTCTTCGCGCAGCTCGGCAAGGACTGGACGCTCGAGCAGACGCCGAACGGCGGCAGCACGCATGCCGGCCTGACGGCCACGATCGGCACCTCGCATGCGAGCTTCAGCGACCGCGCGCGCGCCGACGCGGCGGACCTGTCGACCTCGACCGGCTCGGTGCAGATGCATGCGCAAAGCATCGGCGGCTACTGGACGCGCTATCTGTCCGACGGCACGTACTTCGACACGGTCGGACAGGCCACGCACTACGGCAACCGCTATCGCGACAGTTACGGCAACGAAGCGTCGCAGAACGGCTTCGGCGTCGCGCTGTCGCAGGAAGTCGGCAAGCCGTTCGCGATCGCCGGCACGCCGATCGCGATCGAGCCGCAGGCGCAGCTGATGTATCAGTACCTGAAGCTCAACGGCTTCGGCGACAACGTGTCGGCCGTGTCCGGCACGACGTCGAATGCATTGCGCGGGCGCGTCGGCGTGCGGATCTTCCGGCCGAATATGGAAGCGGGCGCGGGCGACGGTGCGGCGACGCCGTACTTCACGGCCGACGTGCTGCGCGACTTCCTGTCGCCGGGCCGGACCGTCGTCGGCGGCACGCCGTTCGCGACGCATCTGGGCCGCACCTGGTACGAGCTCGGCCTCGGCGTCACGGCCGGCTTCGGCAAGTCCGGTGCGCTGTATGCGAACGTCAAATACGCGCGCAACATCGGCGGCGACTACCGGCGCGGCATCGTCGGGCAGGTCGGCTACCGGTACAGCTGGTAG
- a CDS encoding amino acid ABC transporter ATP-binding protein — translation MISIKNVSKWYGQFQVLTDCTTEVKKGEVVVVCGPSGSGKSTLIKTVNGLEPFQQGEILVNGQSVGDKKTNLSKLRSKVGMVFQHFELFPHLSITENLTLAQIKVLGRGKDEATEKGLKLLDRVGLKAHAHKYPGQLSGGQQQRVAIARALSMDPIAMLFDEPTSALDPEMINEVLDVMVELAQEGMTMMVVTHEMGFAKKVAHRVIFMDKGAIVEDDRKEDFFSNPKSDRAKDFLAKILH, via the coding sequence ATGATTTCCATCAAGAACGTTTCGAAGTGGTACGGCCAGTTTCAGGTTCTCACCGACTGCACGACCGAAGTCAAGAAGGGCGAGGTGGTCGTCGTGTGCGGGCCGTCGGGCTCGGGCAAGTCGACGCTGATCAAGACCGTGAACGGCCTCGAGCCGTTCCAGCAGGGCGAGATCCTCGTGAACGGCCAGTCGGTCGGCGACAAGAAGACGAACCTGTCCAAGCTGCGCTCGAAGGTCGGGATGGTGTTCCAGCATTTCGAGCTGTTCCCGCATCTGTCGATCACCGAGAACCTGACGCTCGCGCAGATCAAGGTGCTCGGCCGCGGCAAGGACGAAGCGACCGAGAAGGGGCTGAAGCTGCTCGATCGCGTCGGCCTGAAGGCGCATGCGCACAAGTATCCGGGCCAGTTGTCGGGCGGTCAGCAGCAGCGTGTCGCGATCGCGCGTGCGCTGTCGATGGATCCGATCGCGATGCTGTTCGACGAACCGACGTCCGCGCTCGATCCGGAGATGATCAACGAAGTGCTCGACGTGATGGTCGAACTCGCGCAGGAAGGCATGACGATGATGGTCGTCACGCACGAGATGGGCTTTGCGAAGAAGGTCGCGCATCGCGTGATCTTCATGGACAAGGGCGCGATCGTCGAGGACGACCGCAAGGAAGACTTCTTCTCGAATCCGAAGTCGGATCGCGCGAAGGACTTCCTCGCGAAGATCCTGCACTGA
- a CDS encoding amino acid ABC transporter permease, with product MSYHWNWGIFLSPVSTGEPTTYFGWLMSGFWVTIEVSLVAWVIALIVGSLFGVLRTVPNKWLAAIGTVYVSIFRNIPLIVQFFIWYLVVPELLPASIGTWIKQLPPGTQFFTASIVCLGLFTGARVCEQVRSGINALPKGQRAAGLAMGFTQWQTYRYVLLPVAYRIIVPPLTSEFLNIFKNSAVASTIGLLDLSAQARQLVDYTAQTYESFIAVTLAYVLINLVVMGLMRWIEGRTRLPGYIGGK from the coding sequence ATGTCATACCACTGGAACTGGGGCATCTTCCTGAGCCCCGTCTCGACCGGCGAGCCGACGACTTACTTCGGATGGCTGATGTCCGGCTTCTGGGTGACGATCGAAGTATCGCTCGTCGCCTGGGTCATCGCACTGATCGTCGGCTCGCTGTTCGGCGTGCTGCGCACGGTGCCGAACAAATGGCTGGCCGCGATCGGCACGGTCTATGTCTCGATCTTCCGGAACATTCCGCTGATCGTGCAGTTCTTCATCTGGTACCTCGTCGTGCCGGAGCTGTTGCCCGCCTCGATCGGCACCTGGATCAAGCAGCTGCCGCCCGGCACGCAGTTCTTTACTGCGTCGATCGTCTGTCTCGGGCTGTTCACCGGCGCACGCGTGTGCGAACAGGTGCGCTCGGGCATCAACGCGCTGCCGAAGGGCCAGCGCGCCGCCGGTCTCGCGATGGGCTTCACGCAGTGGCAGACGTATCGCTACGTGCTGCTGCCGGTCGCCTACCGGATCATCGTGCCGCCGCTCACGTCCGAGTTCCTGAACATCTTCAAGAACTCGGCGGTCGCGTCGACGATCGGTCTGCTCGATCTGTCGGCGCAGGCGCGCCAGCTCGTCGACTACACCGCGCAGACTTACGAGTCGTTCATCGCGGTCACGCTCGCGTACGTGCTCATCAACCTCGTCGTGATGGGGCTGATGCGCTGGATCGAAGGCCGCACGCGGCTGCCCGGCTACATCGGAGGCAAGTGA
- a CDS encoding class II glutamine amidotransferase, producing the protein MCQLLGMNCAAPTDVTFSFTGFAARGGLTDHHADGWGIAFFEDKACRLFIDQQASATSPIAEMVKRYPIKSKNTIAHIRKATQGHIVLENSHPFMRELWGRHWIFAHNGDLQDFEPELERSVYQPVGTTDSEKAFCVLMQGLREAFPGAQPPLPELFERVGELTRGITDHGVFNFLMSNGQALFAHCSTRLHYLVRRWPFSTAHLVDEDLSIDFAKYTTPEDRVAVIATQPLTDNEVWTAFEPGELIMFQCGDVAARMQIPVPERVLEKLRNPSLDPSASAPCTTRTAALATAADGDPDDTIDF; encoded by the coding sequence ATGTGCCAACTCCTAGGAATGAACTGCGCCGCGCCGACGGACGTCACATTCTCCTTCACAGGATTCGCGGCCCGGGGCGGCCTCACCGATCACCACGCCGACGGCTGGGGCATCGCATTCTTCGAGGACAAGGCGTGCCGCCTCTTCATCGACCAGCAGGCATCGGCCACCTCGCCCATCGCCGAAATGGTCAAGCGCTATCCGATCAAGTCGAAGAACACGATCGCGCATATCCGCAAGGCCACGCAAGGCCACATCGTGCTGGAGAACAGTCACCCGTTCATGCGCGAGCTGTGGGGGCGGCACTGGATCTTCGCGCATAACGGCGATCTGCAGGACTTCGAGCCCGAGCTCGAGCGCAGCGTGTACCAGCCGGTCGGCACGACCGACAGCGAGAAGGCGTTCTGCGTGCTGATGCAGGGGCTGCGCGAGGCGTTTCCCGGCGCGCAGCCGCCGCTGCCGGAACTGTTCGAGCGCGTCGGCGAACTCACGCGCGGCATCACCGATCACGGCGTGTTCAATTTCCTGATGTCGAACGGCCAGGCGCTGTTTGCGCACTGCTCGACGCGGCTGCACTACCTCGTGCGCCGCTGGCCGTTCTCGACCGCGCATCTCGTCGACGAAGACCTGTCGATCGACTTCGCGAAATACACGACGCCGGAGGATCGCGTCGCGGTGATCGCGACGCAGCCGCTCACCGACAATGAAGTGTGGACGGCCTTCGAGCCCGGCGAGCTGATCATGTTCCAGTGCGGCGACGTCGCCGCGCGGATGCAGATTCCGGTGCCGGAGCGCGTGCTCGAGAAGCTGCGCAATCCGTCGCTCGATCCGTCGGCGTCCGCGCCGTGCACGACGCGCACGGCGGCGCTCGCGACCGCCGCCGACGGCGACCCGGACGACACGATCGATTTCTGA